The genomic window GTCGAGGTTTGagaacttcatttttttgggcGGGTTGGGTTGAAGAGCAAGgaatgtttctttttctcatcttgGTATTACAGCCTGGTTCATGTTTCTTACTCAAATGGGTGTTCCAGTAGTTCTTGACATCATTAGCGGTCCTACCGGGTAATCTACCAGCAATTAAAGACCACCTAACCATGCATTTGGATGAGTTGGATATATATGACTGAATATTGgatatttacaaaggaaataAAGTTGAATTTATGTTTTGAATATTAACCTGTTTCCTAGAAGCTTATGAaggcgaagaagaagatcaacttCATCAGAGCTAAGTTTTCCTTTCTTGATACTCGGCTTCAAATAGTTCAACCATCTTAGTCTACAGCTCTTCCTGCACCGATTTAGCCCTACAAAACCaaatatttgaaagaaaataaaaacaaataattgatATAACTAAGCCTATTAAATGAACGAACCAAGAATGCTCTCGTGACTGCTAAAATTTTATCAAGAAGAATCTACGTAGACCAATAGAAATAATCTCTTGTTTACACGTAAACACACGTGTACACAAATATTCGTTTGTCGTAAGTAGAATAATACTCGCTACTTGATGTCtcaggaaaaaaaatttggttaaaactagataatgtttaaattttatatgtaaaacttATTAACGATTAATGTTATATAACCAATGATATTCTATCgtaattttattattggttgaaatgtagttagttaaataattaatgatgtttttatttaaaaaattattggtCCACACCCTGTTATTAATCGGAAAGTATTTTAAACTCGGATCAAACAGTGTGGTACGATTTCGGGATAGTCCACTATATATCACTAAATGCATTTTTTCTAGAGCCGGCTAGATCAGCCAATAGgacatattaaaaacaatatatatatatatatatatatatatatatatatatatatatgtataattaaatatttttttaatctatatgcATAATCCTAAAACATCGTCTATTAAAAAAGGAAggaatattaaatatacatatctTCGTTTACGTTCGACATAACTGAATATGAACACACAGATATTTTTATCTTGAACAACCTTAGAAAGCATGAATAAGGATTTgttcattaaaacaaaagtaaaaacaatttGTGCACCCCggttttaaataatgtaataatagACAGAGAGGAAGAAAATATTCACAgtaattaattacatatatttgtGTCTGTGTGTGTGCGcgcaataaaaaaatgtaacataCCTGCTCGCAGAGGAACTTGGTGCCATTTTCCTTCTCCATACTTATCAATGCATTGCCTTAAGAGACTATCTTCTTCAGCAGTCCATGCACCTTTTCTCAACCCTTTTGGCGAACCCTCCATGGACCAAGGATAAACACTAGAAGTATCTAACCAAATTAAAACTTATTGAGGAAGAGGGCTTGCATTTTAGATTCACAAATCCTTGGAGGCCTTTATTTATACACCTGAGGAGCATAGGGAAGTGACGTGCATGTTTGCTATccacattttatgtttttattgtcGTGCTTAATTTGTTATGTTAGTTAGTCTTGCTATTGATTTAGACTAGAGATAGCACCTAGCTTTTTTCAATACTTCAAAGAAAAACACATGTCTCTCAACAAATTAGGAGAAAGTAATGTCACTGATTGGTGGCAGATATGATTACAAGAGGGGAGCGGCAGTATTCTCATGCATCAAAATTAGAACTTAATATTGAGATAGGGTGGATGCATAACAACTAGTCTTTATTAGGATTATGTTGTATATatgatttgaatatatataagtattttgtTAATATGATTGCATAGTTGAGTTCAgttattgtttgtatttttctgtAATCTCCTAAGtttgtacatatatgtatatatcttctATAAATAGAATACATACAACATTGGAATTTAAGCTtgaataatatttgtatggtggatggttcatggacatCCACAGATCAATTCATCAGCAttggatgggtttggaaggaCAACACGGGAAAGATCCAACTTATAGGGACACGGAACTTAAGAAGGCTGGAGACATCATTACACTCGGAACTGGAAGCGTTGAAATGGGCGATGGAGAgcatgcttcaacattcaaccTGCCAAAGTTTTAGGACAGATTGTAAGGACCTGATCGCGATGATAAAGGACACCCAAGCATGGCTAAACTTTTCAACGGAGCTGGAAGTCATTCAAATTATCCTGATGTGCTATTCGGATTTCAAGATCACCTACGTGCCAAGAACGCAGAAATTGCTGATTCTTTAGCTAGGA from Brassica oleracea var. oleracea cultivar TO1000 unplaced genomic scaffold, BOL UnpScaffold00835, whole genome shotgun sequence includes these protein-coding regions:
- the LOC106320175 gene encoding transcription factor MYB114-like, whose translation is MEGSPKGLRKGAWTAEEDSLLRQCIDKYGEGKWHQVPLRAGLNRCRKSCRLRWLNYLKPSIKKGKLSSDEVDLLLRLHKLLGNRWSLIAGRLPGRTANDVKNYWNTHLSKKHEPGCNTKMRKRNIPCSSTQPAQKNEVLKPRPRSFTVNNGCSHFNGQPKVDVIPLFLGVNNTNNVCENSITYKNDAEKYELVNNLMDGENMWWKSLLEESQEPGAIVPESTETEKLATSAFDVEQLWNLLDGETVEPD